In Micromonospora inyonensis, the genomic window TCGCCCTTCTGCCACTGCCGGTAGTGCCGGGTGACGGTGCCGTGCGCGGCCTCCGCCTCGACGGTCCGGCCGTCCGGGGTCATCAGGACCGAGGTCATCAGGCCGAGCGAGCCGAAGCCCTGGGCCACGGTGTCGGACTGCACGTCACCGTCGTAGTTCTTGCAGGCCCAGACGAAGCCACCCTCCCACTTCAGCGCGGCGGCGACCATGTCGTCGATCAGCCGGTGCTCGTAGGTGATGCCGGCGGCGTCGAACTCGGCCTTGAACTCGTTCTCGAAGACCTCGGCGAAGATGTCCTTGAACCGGCCGTCGTACGCCTTGAGGATGGTGTTCTTGGTCGACAGGTAGACCGGGTACCCGCGGTCGAGGCCGTAGCGCATCGAGGCGCGGGCGAAGTCCCGGATCGACTCGTCGAAGTTGTACATGCCCATCGCGACGCCGCCGCCGGTGAAGTTGGCGACCTCCATCTCGACCGGGGCACCGCCGTCGGTCGGGGTGTAGGTGATGGTCACCGTGCCCGGACCGGGGACGACGAAGTCGGTGGCCTTGTACTGGTCACCGTGGGCGTGCCGGCCGATGATGATCGGCTTGGTCCAGCCCGGCACCAGCCGCGGCACGTTGGACATGATGATCGGCTCGCGGAAGACGACGCCACCGAGGATGTTCCGGATGGTGCCGTTCGGCGAACGCCACATCTTCTTCAGGCCGAACTCCTCGACGCGGGCCTCGTCGGGGGTGATGGTGGCGCACTTGACACCGACGCCGTGCTCCTTGATGGCGTTGGCGGCGTCGACGGTGACCTGGTCGTCGGTCTCGTCGCGGTACTGGATCGAAAGGTCGTAGTAGTGCAGGTCGACGTCGAGGTAGGGCAGGATCAGCTGCTCCCGGATCTGCTTCCAGATGATCCGGGTCATCTCGTCGCCGTCGAGCTCCACGACCGGGTTGTTTACCTTGATCTTCGCCATCGGCCGGCGCTCCTCTCGGGGGACACATGCTCAAGCAGTACGAGCGTACTGGAACTTGCCCGGTCCCTCGCAGCTGGCCCTCCACTCCGCCGCACGCGCAACGATCCTCCGGCCCGCCGCGGTGGTCGACGGTCGGCTGGCGACGGTGCCCGGAGGATCAGCGCGTCGACCGGGGCACCGGGAACGGCGGCGGCCGGGTCACGGCCCCGGGTCGGGACTCGCCGACGGTCGGTCGGTGCGTCCCGGACCCGGACGGCCGCGTCGGACGTCACATGTTGGCGACGTCGGCCTGCTTGGCCCGGACCGCCTCGGCGGCCTCCTTCAGGCTGGCCAGCTCGTCGTCGTCCAGCTCGGTGGTGACGACCCGCTTCACGCCCTCGGCGCCCAGCTCCGCCTCGACGCCGAGGTAGACGCCGGAGATGCCGAACTCGCCGTCGACCCAGGCGCAGACCGGCATGACCTCGCCGGAGTCCTCGGCGACCGCCTTGGCCATCCGGGCGGCGGCGGCCGACGGGGCGTAGTAGGCCGAACCGGTCTTGAGCAGGGCGACCACCTCGGCCCCACCGTTACGGGTCTTGACCACCAGCTCCTCGATCTGCTCGGCCGGCAGCACGTCGCGCAGCGGCTTGCCGTCGACGCTGCTGCGCGACGGGACCGGGACCATGGTGTCGCCGTGCGAGCCGAGGGTGAGGGTCTTCACCGACTTCACCGGTACGCCGAGCGCCTCGGCGACGAAGTTGCTGAACCGGGCGGTGTCGAGCATGCCGGCCTGGCCGAGCACCCGGTTCTTGGGGAACCCGGTGGCGATCTGGGCCAGCGCGGTCATCTCGTCGAGCGGGTTGGAGACGACGATGAACACGGCGTTCGGGGCGAAGCGGGCGACGTTCTCGGAGACCTGGCGGACGATCTTGGCGTTCGTCTCCAGCAG contains:
- the mdh gene encoding malate dehydrogenase → MGKKVTVVGAGFYGSTTAQRLAEYDIFDTVVITDIVEGKPAGLALDLNQSRAIEGFETKIIGATTGPNGEGYEAIEGSDVVVVTAGLPRKPGMSRMDLLETNAKIVRQVSENVARFAPNAVFIVVSNPLDEMTALAQIATGFPKNRVLGQAGMLDTARFSNFVAEALGVPVKSVKTLTLGSHGDTMVPVPSRSSVDGKPLRDVLPAEQIEELVVKTRNGGAEVVALLKTGSAYYAPSAAAARMAKAVAEDSGEVMPVCAWVDGEFGISGVYLGVEAELGAEGVKRVVTTELDDDELASLKEAAEAVRAKQADVANM
- a CDS encoding NADP-dependent isocitrate dehydrogenase produces the protein MAKIKVNNPVVELDGDEMTRIIWKQIREQLILPYLDVDLHYYDLSIQYRDETDDQVTVDAANAIKEHGVGVKCATITPDEARVEEFGLKKMWRSPNGTIRNILGGVVFREPIIMSNVPRLVPGWTKPIIIGRHAHGDQYKATDFVVPGPGTVTITYTPTDGGAPVEMEVANFTGGGVAMGMYNFDESIRDFARASMRYGLDRGYPVYLSTKNTILKAYDGRFKDIFAEVFENEFKAEFDAAGITYEHRLIDDMVAAALKWEGGFVWACKNYDGDVQSDTVAQGFGSLGLMTSVLMTPDGRTVEAEAAHGTVTRHYRQWQKGEKTSTNPIASIFAWTRGLAHRGKLDGTPAVTEFANTLEQVCIDTVEGGQMTKDLALLISRDAPWLTTDEFMNALDENLARRLGA